A genomic segment from Pelobates fuscus isolate aPelFus1 chromosome 7, aPelFus1.pri, whole genome shotgun sequence encodes:
- the LOC134568436 gene encoding oocyte zinc finger protein XlCOF7.1-like, whose protein sequence is MKKYFNNRTKESNSEKSSIFSDSYMFSKEIVNINPKPFSCSECGKCFGRHSTLVIHQSTHTGEKPFSCSECGKCFFTKTQLVCHQRTHTGEKPFSCSECGKCFVRNAELVSHQRTHTGEKPFSCSVCRNSFGRHLTLVRHQRTHTGEKPFSCSECEKCFVTKTHLVRHQRTHTGEKPFSCSECEKCFVTKTHLVRHQRTHTGEKPFSCSECERCFVTKTQLVSHQSTHTGEKPFSCSECGKCFFTKRQLVCHQRTHTGEKPFSCSECGKCFVTNASLVHHQRTHTGEKPFSCSECKKCFSTNAALVRHQRTHTGEKPFSCSECGKCFGTNSELVRHQRTHTGEKPFSCSECGKCFGRHSNLVIHQNTHTGEKPFSCSECGKCFVTKAQLVRHQRTHTGEKPFLCSNCGKCFASKSELISHQITHTGEVIL, encoded by the coding sequence ATGAAGAAATATTTTAATAACCGAACCAAGGAGTCTAACTCTGAAAAATCAAGCATTTTCTCAGATTCCTATATGTTCTCAAAGGAGATCGTAAACATAAATCCCAAGCCtttctcgtgttctgaatgtggaaaatgttttgggcgaCATTCAACTCTTGTCATTCATCAGAGtacacacacaggagagaaaccgttctcctgttctgaatgtggaaaatgttttttcacCAAAACACAGCTTgtctgtcatcagagaactcacaccggagagaaaccgttctcatgttctgaatgtggaaaatgttttgtcagaAATGCAgagcttgtcagtcatcagagaactcacacaggagagaaaccgttctcatgttccgTATGTAGAAATAGTTTTGGGCGACATTTAACACTTGttagacatcagagaactcacacaggagagaaaccgttctcatgttctgaatgtgaaaaatgttttgtcaccaAAACGCATCTTGTTCGTCATCAGAGAAcccacacaggagaaaaaccgttctcatgttctgaatgtgaaaaatgttttgtcaccaAAACGCATCTTGTTCGTCATCAGAGAACCCACactggagagaaaccgttctcatgttctgaatgtgaaagATGTTTTGTCACCAAAACGcagcttgtcagtcatcagagtacacacacaggagagaaaccgttctcctgttctgaatgtggaaaatgttttttcacCAAAAGGCAGCTTgtctgtcatcagagaactcacacaggggagaaaccattctcatgttctgaatgtggaaaatgttttgtcacaaaTGCATCGCTTGTTCATCATCagcgaactcacacaggagagaaaccgttctcatgttctgaatgtaaaaaatgtttcaGCACAAATGCAGCACTTGTCCGTCATCagcgaactcacacaggagagaaaccgttctcatgttctgaatgtggaaaatgttttggcacAAATTCAgagcttgtccgtcatcagagaactcacacaggagagaaaccgttctcatgttctgaatgtggaaaatgttttggccGACATTCAAATCTTGTCATTCATCAGAAtacacacacaggagagaaaccgttctcatgttctgaatgtggaaaatgttttgtcaccaAAGCGCAGCTTGttcgtcatcagagaactcacacaggagagaagcctttcttatgtagtaattgtgggaaatgttttgctagTAAATCAGAGCTTATCAGTCATCAAATAACTCACACAGGTGAGGTGATTTTATAA